A genomic window from Sphingobacterium spiritivorum includes:
- a CDS encoding gluconate 2-dehydrogenase subunit 3 family protein translates to MNRREALQRVALLMGGTVIGANLFLEGCSRSASKDTAKLFEKDSVNFLGDLAEAILPKTSTPGAKEAGVGEFIPVMIRDCYADTEQKVFLDGINTVDERAKKEFGKKFQELSKEDQTKFVNILDKEASEYNAKQAEATKAQREKDALKQNEMYRVPKSDPPHWFTMFKQLTLTGFFTSELGATKALRYVKIPGKFDGNYPYKKGEHAWAL, encoded by the coding sequence ATGAATAGAAGAGAAGCATTACAGCGTGTCGCCCTGTTGATGGGAGGAACTGTCATTGGCGCTAATCTTTTCCTGGAAGGCTGTTCACGTTCAGCTTCAAAAGATACAGCAAAACTTTTTGAAAAAGATTCGGTCAATTTTCTTGGCGATCTGGCAGAAGCGATCTTGCCCAAAACAAGTACACCGGGAGCGAAGGAAGCAGGCGTAGGAGAATTTATCCCTGTCATGATCAGAGACTGTTATGCAGACACTGAGCAAAAGGTATTCTTAGACGGAATCAATACTGTTGATGAACGTGCTAAGAAGGAATTCGGTAAGAAGTTTCAGGAACTAAGTAAGGAAGATCAGACTAAATTTGTCAATATTCTTGATAAAGAAGCCAGTGAATACAACGCTAAGCAGGCAGAAGCTACAAAAGCACAGCGTGAAAAGGATGCATTGAAACAAAATGAAATGTATCGTGTGCCGAAAAGCGATCCGCCACACTGGTTCACGATGTTCAAGCAATTGACCCTTACAGGTTTCTTTACTTCAGAACTGGGCGCTACTAAAGCGCTACGTTATGTGAAAATTCCGGGGAAATTTGATGGTAATTATCCTTATAAAAAAGGAGAGCACGCCTGGGCATTATAA
- a CDS encoding acyl-[acyl-carrier-protein] thioesterase, producing the protein MERPSIYEKEWEVNFTHCYASGLIKYAEMSNMLQITAGEHAIAAGFGFFEMARNNQAWVLSRIRMEISRLPKWLDKIHIKTWVQEFEGARSIRNFEIYVKGELYLAATTYWAVINTLKRGSEDLAISTEGFTTYPDRTATSKPFSRLNLATETEFIKNYQVVLSDLDIVKHVNNVKYMDWCLDTLKPELVLENNIHSLEMNYLRELTYHDVVTISSAHTDKEIFFKVEKNPKINFLMAIGLR; encoded by the coding sequence TGGAAAGACCGTCTATATACGAGAAAGAGTGGGAAGTCAATTTCACTCATTGCTATGCCTCCGGCTTGATTAAATACGCCGAGATGAGCAATATGCTTCAGATCACAGCCGGCGAACATGCTATTGCTGCCGGGTTTGGCTTTTTTGAAATGGCCCGGAATAATCAGGCATGGGTGTTGAGCAGAATTCGGATGGAAATTTCCAGATTACCCAAGTGGCTGGATAAGATCCATATTAAAACCTGGGTTCAGGAATTTGAGGGAGCCAGGTCCATACGCAATTTCGAAATTTATGTTAAAGGAGAACTCTATCTGGCAGCAACCACCTACTGGGCAGTGATCAACACCCTGAAACGAGGCTCGGAAGATCTGGCGATTTCTACAGAAGGTTTTACCACATATCCGGACAGAACAGCGACATCCAAACCTTTTTCCCGATTAAACCTTGCGACGGAAACAGAATTTATTAAAAATTATCAGGTTGTGCTGTCTGATCTGGACATCGTCAAGCATGTCAACAATGTAAAATATATGGACTGGTGTCTGGACACATTGAAACCGGAGTTGGTACTGGAAAACAATATTCATTCTTTGGAGATGAACTATTTACGTGAACTCACCTATCACGATGTTGTCACCATTTCGAGTGCACATACCGATAAAGAGATCTTCTTTAAGGTTGAAAAGAATCCAAAGATCAATTTTCTGATGGCTATAGGGTTAAGATAA